tgccaatgcagaggacgcatgtttgatccctgggccgggaagatcccacatgccgcagagcaactaagcccgtgcgccacaactactgagcctgcgctccagagcccgcgaaccacaactactgagcctgtgtgcctagagcccgtgctctgcaacaagagaagccaccgcggtgagaagtccacacaccgcagcgaacagtagcccccgctctccacaactagagagagtccgtgtgcagcaacgaagacccaacacagccaaaagtaaataaaataaataaaaaacaaatatctgtttgagtccctactttcatttcttttgagtatatacccagaagtgaaattgctggatcatatggtaattctatgtttaattttttgaggaattgtcatactgttttccacagcagctgcactacaagcaatgtacaagggttctaatttctccacatcctcaccaacactagtaactttctgtttttgtttttctttaatagccatcctaacgggtatgaagtggtatctcactgtggttttcattgCGTTTATCTAATGACCAGTGGtattgagtgtcttttcatgtatttattggtcatttatatatcttctttgaagaaatgtctattcaagtcctttgcctattttttaactgagttattcggttttttgttgttgagttgtggttgttttttttacAATTGTTTTAACATGAAAAAGCATTCTCAGCTCATGGCTCATTAAAAAACCAGGTCATGGGCCATTTGACCCCTGAAGTCATAGTTTGCCCAACTCCctcattttacatttgaggaaagTCAGGCTCTGAATGAGTCCCCAGATCTCCTGATTCTCATGCCAAGTTGTTCCAGTGGGCTCTTCGCTGCtacttccttcattcaacaaatatttattgagagcctactctgtgccagtcaCCAGGAAGGGGCTGCTACAGAAGTGAATGGACCAGACCTGCTCCTCAGAGCTAAGAGTACAGAGGGGAGTAAGGCATGAGATAAATAAtcacacaaatgaatatatactTGCAAACTGATATAAGTGCTGGAAAGGAGAAGTGGCTGCTATGAAAGAACAATAGgcaaggcctctctgaggaagtgCCATTTAAGCTGAGTTCTGAAAGCCAAGTAAAAGTAACCCAGGTTAACAGAAGGGGAGGAAGAGCGTTCTCggcagagggaaaagcatgtAAGAAGGGGTAAGAAATTCTATTGCATGTTTTATTAAAAGTGCAATAGGGTTTTAAAGGAGCACCAAGATTATTCCATTTTCCGTGAGTAGAACAGATTGGAGGAGTGCAACAGAGTGGAATAGAATAGACTGGAAGCAGGGAAATGAGTTGGCAGGCCACTCTAATCATTCAGATGgaagttgatgggcatttgggctgGAGCGGTGGTGGTGGAGACAGAGATTAATGAACAGGTTTGGAGATTATTTGAGAAGTGAATTCATTAGGACCTGGTGATGGACTAGATCCAAGAGTGAGAGGATAGGGAGGTATCAAGAATGattccaggggacttccctggtggtccagtggtaaaaaatccaccttccaatgcaagggacgcgggttcgacccctggtcagggaactaagatcccatatgccgcggggcagcAAAGCCCACGCATCAcgactactgagctcgcgcacctcaacaagttgcaactacagagcccatgcactctggaccccgcgcaccacaactagagagagaaaacccgaacaccacaactagagagaaagcccgcgcgcctcaacgaaagatcccacacgcctcaacGAAGAcctcgcatgccacaactcagacccaacgcagccaaaaaaataaataaaataaataaatatttttaaaattcttaaaaaaagaagtcttctCACCTATCCCTTATCTCACCTGAGTGAAAACTGAATTCCAACCTCACTGTACTGCTTAGACCTTGGCCTCTTGCCTAGACAACAGCCCCACCTGACCCCCTAGTGGCAGCTCCTCTACCCACTCCCTACTTGTGTCATTTCTGCACACTGAtgttgaatattttctttaaaatctgattatgtcgggcttccctggtggcgcagtggttgagagtccgcctgccgatgcaggggacacgggttcgtgccccagtccgggaagatcccacatgccacggagcggctgggcccgtgagtcatggccgctgagcctgcgcgtccggagcctgtgctccgcaacgagagaggccacaacagtgaaaggcccgcttaccgcaaaaaaaaaaaaaaaaaaaaaaaaaaaaaaaaaaaatctgattatgtcacttctctgattaatATACACATCAGTGGCTCATAATTGCCTTCCTCAGGAGTTCTCAACTTCGAGGTTCCAACACACTGGCTAGATCTGGTGTGAAGTGTCCAAAGTAATTTCTCACTATTAACGAAGTACTAATTAAACAATTTACAAATGTAGAACACTTAGAATAGTGTCCAGCACATAGTATTATATAGGTGTTAGGAATTATTAATAGTGAAAATTTAAGACTTGAGATAGGTGTAACAGATGCTTTTGGTGCTGTGTATACATCCCCATGGCCCACTTCTGATTTCAGCTGCAGCTACAGGGAACAGTTCCGTACAAGCTGACAGTATCCCTCCTCAAGGGCCCTATGGGTCTCCCTGCTTTTCTGCCCCAGAGCTTCCTCTTCTCACAAGCTCAGCCGATGAGCAGAGCAGCCTGGAGGTACAGGGGCATCTGCAGGCATTAATTTCCATCTGGTGACTTATCTGCCTCCCCTTCCTACACTGCTACAGCTACCACCATAATCCAGGGGAAAGTATGAGCAGTGTCCCACTCCCTGACACATCTATCAACGCCTTCCTGCGAAACTCTAGGTCATCTGCCTCatccttctgtttttgtttatttgtttgtttgttttgtggtacgcgggcctctcactgccgcggcctctcccgctgcggagcacaggctccggacgcgcaggctcagcggccatggcccacgggaccagccgctccgcggcatgtgggatcctcccggaccggggcacgaactcacgtcccctgcatcggcaggcggacgcccaaccaccgcgccaccagggaagccctgccttatcCTTCTGATCCTCCTGCTTTTGGCCCACTAGCACATGGTGAGAGGGCAACACCTGAGCATCTGCTACTTGAAAAGAGTCAAAGGGCTGggatgtaaaaagaaaatagagatggCAGAGTCATAGGTCACACTGCCACGGAGGgtatgaaaaaggaatggaggaGCCTTGAGACCTGGCCTTTCTTCCGCCCTAGGCTCTAAGCAGAGTTAAATCAGCCTGCAAGAGAGAGACAATGAAGCTCCCCCAGCCACAGTTTAGATAGAAGCGGAATCGGAGGCTGACACTGCGCAGGCGCAGGAAGTAGGCTAGGGTTGTCTCACAGGCTCACCCGCGGCCTCTTCTAGACAAGGGCCACGGGGAGAGCACAGTACAGTTCCGCGCTAGGAGACTCCCTCTCGTGCCCCCTTTTCCTCGTGAGGCCCTGAGACCATTCAGGAAAGGTCTGGGAACCCACCTGAGGCCGTCGGGCCGCCCCTCGTTCCCCACTCAGGGCCCGGCCGAATGTGGAAAGCTGGTGGCGCCAGCCTCGGGCGAGGCGCCAAGACGGGAAAGCCCGCCAGGTCGCTCGGGATCGGCCCTTCTCGCCCCAGTTCTCACCTCTTTGTCCGTCGCCTTCTCCTCGATACCTAATAACGCGTACAGGTCCATCTGTAAGAGCTCCTTGGTCACCGCCATGTTTCCAACCCTGACTGGATTAGCACTACAACTCCCAAGAGCCTAAGCGTGTGGGGCTTCCCGGGGACTATCGATCCCAAGCCTGATGAAGGCGCTTACCCCCCTGGGAAATGTCGTGATCTGAACTAGGCTTTACTGCCTCTGAGGAAAGCGGGCACTTAGTGAATGAACTACGACTCCCAGTAGCCCTCGCGTCCGCTGCTGATGCTCTCGGGCTGAGGTGACTGTAGTGATTCTTCTGTCGGAGGCCTTGGTTGGCCCGCGCGAGTGGGCGTGGAGAGTAACGGCGGGGCTGGGTGAAGGTGCAAGGCATCCTGGATATGAGCAGCAAGAGCTCAGCTCCGCCGACCTTGCCGCGCCGGGCCGGCAACCACGATGGAGAGTAGGTGCTACGGCTGCGCTGTCAAGTTCACCCTCTTCAAGAAGGAGGCGAGTCTTCTCTCCCCGGGGGCTAGAGGGCTGGGGAGGACGCGGAGTAGAGGGAAATGCACAGGACTTGCAGTCCGCACGTTTGTTTTTACGGGCCCTCTCCagctgtgtggttttttttttttttttttttctttttgcggtatgtgggcctctcactgttgtggcctctcccgttgcggagcacaggctccggatgcgcaggcccagcggccatggctcacgggcccagccgctccgcggcatatgggatcctcccagaccggggcacgaacccgtatcccctacatcggcaggcggactcttaaccacttgcgccaccagggaggccccagctgtGTGGTTTTGATGaagtcactgagcctcagtttccatttcTATAAAGTGGGGCTAACACCCCCTCGCTTTCGGGGTTGGTGTGAGGGTCCAGTGAGGTGCTGGAGGTGAGAGTTCCCCATAAACTGTAAATTGGGCTCCTGTCATTTTTGGAAATCTAGGCTTTTCTGTCTGCCAAGTATAGGATCCGGCTgtttccttccctccaccctgctTCTCCACAGCCTACTCTCCATCACACCATGCCCTTTACTCTCTCTGCTCTGAAACCGTCACCAGCAAGCAGCATGCCCTTCCCCGGTTTCTTGAGTTAGATTACCGCCCTTTCTCCTGCCCCAGAGCACCATGGCAAAGTCTCACTTGTCCTCAGGCCAGACCTGCCAAGTTTCCCTGGTAAACTGCAGGCTTCCTCAGCCTCAGTTGTGACCAGGAGATAGGAACCAGATAGGATGAATGAATAGCAGGTAGGGAAGCCGATCCATGTAGCACTCAGAAACCTGGGTTTTGGAGTCAAAGTGGTCAGGATCCAAATTTGAGCTCTGCTGTCATTCATGGGGTGACCTTGGTTTGGGCAAGTCATGTAATCTCTCTGACCCCgtttaaaataggaataataatggtGGTCATCAGGATTAAGTAAGATAGTGTGTAtaaattgtgaggattaaatcagcTGATGAAAGTTAAGTGCTGAgtttagtgcctggcacacagtaaatgatTAATAAATGGAGGCTACTGTTACCATCCCATCCTGAGTCAAGCCTCCTTTCATCTCTGCTAGAGCAGAGAAGGCATGGGCTCTGCACTGTTTCTCCTTTTTGAAGAGTCAGTGACCTGAAGCATGGGGTTTTGTCTATTTGTCTTTTACACTCCAGTGTCAGTGAATTGAAGACAGAGTAGAAAGCATGGGAATTTTGCATGAAGCTTTACGAGATTTGAATAGAAGACTGGAGACCAAGGAGTCGCTTTATCCTCCACCCCTGTCTCTCCCCAGTCCTTAGGGGCCCCACTCCTCATCCTCCTCCCAGCAGCTGGTCACAACTTAGATACTTTGCTCTCTGTGTGTGTTCGGAGAGTCCCAGGGAGGAGCCTGCAGGGGCAGGTGAGAGGTAGACCCCTTGCTTCATGTTTCTTGTAGTACGGCTGTAAGAACTGTGGCCGGGCCTTCTGTTCCGGCTGCCTTAGCTTCAGTGCAGTGGTTCCTCGGGCTGGAAACACCCAACAGAAAGTCTGCAAGCAGTGCCATGAGGTTCTGACCAGGTGAGAAGCCAATATGGTCGAGGGTTCATCCAAGCATGGCAGCAGGCAGATGGCCAGGCCTCACAGCCTTGTGCTGTATGTCTAGAGGTCAGCCCAGGAAGTGTTTGGGGTGGGGGACACTGATAGGCAGATGGCAGGTGACTTCTGACACCAGATTTCTTCTCTATAGAGGATCTGCTCCTGCCAATGCCTCCAAGTGGTCACCACCTCAGAACTATAAGAAGTAAGTGCTGAAGGGACAGAGACAAATGGGGATGGGGAAAGGACAAGGGAGCCATAGGGTAGGAGTCTCTTCCCAGCCTACAGATCAGATGAGCACAGGATCAGGAAAATATCTACCTCTCAGGCTCCTGACTGCCCTCTTGGGCTCAGAAAGCAGCTCATCAGTCCTTTCCCCAGAAAAGATTCTTGGTAGACCTCGCCCTCTCATCTGGACTCTCCCGTCGGTCAGCTGGGTTGGGCTGCAGGGTGACATGAGCAAGCGCCACAGAAAATTGTCTGTTGGAGGCCTCCCTAGCTGCCTAGAAATGATTTGAATGGGAAACAGTGAGTGCCTTCACCCCTCCCTTCTGCATTCTTTAAGAGCCTCTATCTCATATCCTGCTAGGCGTGTGGCAGCCTTGGAAGCCAAGCAGAAGCGCAACACTCCCCAGAGCCATGGACTGACCCAGCAAGACCAAATCATTGCTGAGCGCCTAGCACGGCTCCGCCAGGAGAACAAGCCCAGTGAGTGGGGGCAGACAGGGTGGAAAAGACACTATTCAGGGCTCGTGGGACTAGGATTCCTCTGGATCTTACAAGCCTTCTCTATGCCAATTGTAGAGTCAGTGCCCTCGCAGGCGGAGTTAGAAGCCAGGCTAGTTGCACTGAGGGATGCACCCCAGGGTTCCATCCCTTCCACCCAGGAGATGGAGGCACGGTTTGCTGCACTGCAGGGCAGAGTTCCACCTTCTCAGACCCCTCAGCTGGTGAGTGCTGTGGCTTTGGAGGGATGGAGGTCCTGGGACGAGGACCCAGCAGAAGCCCAGATACGTGTATGCTTAGATACTTTGCAGGAGTACCTCCTGCTCCTGAGGCCTGCTGCCAGACCAAGGAACCAGGGACAGGCAGCAGGATTGGGTGGGGCAGGAAAGAGTGGCCCCTTGGTCCTGCTGGGGACTGCCAGACCTACTTGATTACGTGGGCTCTGGAATTGTCCCCTTTCCCTGAGCTTTGGGAACTCCTCAGCATCCACCCCTGACCTAAACTGTTCTGAGCCTTATGGTGCGGCTTCCTGCCTACGCTGCTCCCCACTGAGGTTCCCTCCTCTGAGCAGGCACATCAGCCACCAGACACCAGGACCCAGGCCCAGCAGGCACAGGATCTGCTGACAGAGCTAGCAGCGGAGGTGGCTATTGATGAGAGCTGGGAACGAGGAGGCCCAGGTATCTTCTCCACCTGGCTCCCCCAGGGACCTGCCCCCCGACTCTTTCCCCAGGTGGGAGAGGCTCTGCTGCCCACGCTCTGGGAGGCGAATATCAATCAGAGAATAGTCAACATTACAaaggctaccatttattgagtgtttactccAGTGGGAGCCAGTGTAAGCCTAGTGGATAAGCGTGCGGGATTTAGGCTCAGACAGTGATTCCCttttctaccacttactagctgtgtgaccctcgGCACGTTACTTGACCTaagtctcactttcctcatctgtaaaatggaggaatGTGTGGTAAAACCTACCTCACAGGGAAGTCATGAGGAAATGAGCTAAGCCAGTAGTGCTTAGGACCCTGCCTGGCTCATAGTAAATGCTTAGTGTGTTCTCTacaacaatgatgatgatgataaagaggaggaagaggctaTTTACGTTTagttgaaattaaataaaatttaaggttCAGTTCCTCAATGgtaccagccacatttcaagtgctccataGCCACAAGTGGCTCATGGCTACAATCTTGGACAGCACAAATACAGACCATGATATGGAATGATCCCAtcatcttaaaaaattattttggacaCTGCTGTTcaaaatcttcaaagcagtggttctcaaccatggATGATTTTCCCTCCAGGGCccatttggcaatgtctgcagACTTTTTGGGTGTCACAACTCATAAGGTaccactggcatctagtgagcaGAGgctaaggatgctgctaaacatcgtACATACACAGGACAACCCCGCAACAAAGAATTACAGGCAtgcctcagagatattgcaggttcagttgaataccactgcaataaagtgagtcacacaaatttttggtGCATGTAAAAATTATGTACAcgatactgtagtctattaagtgtacaatagcgTGTTtagaaaaacaatgtacataccttaatttaaaatattttattgctaaaaattgctaaccatcatctgacaacatagggctgccacaaaccttcaatttgtaaaaaaaaaaaaaaaaaaaaggcaatatctGCGAAGCGCAATAAACTGAAGctcaataaaacaaggtatgcctgtatcctgtccaaaatgtcaatagaacCAAGATTAAGAAACCCTGCTTTAGAGATACAATCTCACTGAATATCCTCAGTAATCCTATAATAAACGTTATTATCCGTATTTGATAAATGAGGCCTGGTGAGCTTAAggaacttgaccaaggtcacacagctattaagtagcaaagctgggacttgaacccaaagCTGTCTGACTTCAAACATCTTACTCTGAAACTCTGAGCTAAAGGGGACCATGTCAGAGCCACACCCACTCTGGTAAAATTCTTCCTGCCTAGTGATGTTCAAGACCTTAGCTTCCCTCATGTCCTCTCTGCGCTGCTCCCTGGAAATGCTGATTCCAGCCCGTAAGGCAGAGAGCCTGGCTGGACCTTGACCTCCCCATATCCTGCTCCTTTTGGGCAGTGATTCTCATACCATGGGGCAGCATGTTAAAATATCAGGTGGGTGGGGATGgatataattgaaaaagaaatgtctAAGATTACTAGTTTTTTACATTTGGGATAATGGAGGAAATactaattttatttgtaatataaaCCACAGGAGCTATTGTTGAACAAAAAGCTGATaatctgtggggttttttaaaacGTTGAGAAACGGGCTCAGTGGTTTCTGATGAGAGATCCTGAAATGTCTGCCTCCCTGAATGCATCACTCTTTCCAGCTGCCTCTATCCAGAACG
This sequence is a window from Mesoplodon densirostris isolate mMesDen1 chromosome 4, mMesDen1 primary haplotype, whole genome shotgun sequence. Protein-coding genes within it:
- the ZFYVE19 gene encoding abscission/NoCut checkpoint regulator, translating into MESRCYGCAVKFTLFKKEYGCKNCGRAFCSGCLSFSAVVPRAGNTQQKVCKQCHEVLTRGSAPANASKWSPPQNYKKRVAALEAKQKRNTPQSHGLTQQDQIIAERLARLRQENKPKSVPSQAELEARLVALRDAPQGSIPSTQEMEARFAALQGRVPPSQTPQLAHQPPDTRTQAQQAQDLLTELAAEVAIDESWERGGPAASIQNDLNQGGPGAQSTSCKGQATWSLEEEKRRLLAEAAVTLREENTRQERILALAKRLAVLQGRDPDRVTLQDYRLPDSDDEEDEETAIQRVLQQLTEEAALDEASGFNIPAEPTLRPQAQSCRAEPEVQAVAARPEAEEEELPWCCICNEDATLRCASCDGDLYCVRCFREGHDAFELKEHQTSAYHRQHKSREH